A portion of the Suricata suricatta isolate VVHF042 chromosome 11, meerkat_22Aug2017_6uvM2_HiC, whole genome shotgun sequence genome contains these proteins:
- the LOC115272041 gene encoding glutathione S-transferase P: MGGTALIRLEAGRGVSSVARAASAARARALTMPPYTIVYFPVRGRCEAMRMLLADQGQSWKEEVVTKDTWLQGPLKASCLYGQLPKFQDGDFTLYQSNAILRHLGRTFGLYGKDQREAALVDVVNDGVEDLRCKYATLIYTNYEGGKQDYVKALPDHLKPFETLLSQNRGGQAFIVGDQISFADYNLLDLLLNHQVLAPGCLDPFPLLSAYVERLCARPKLKAFLASPEHTNRPINGNGKQ; this comes from the exons ATGGGCGGGACGGCCCTTATAAGGCTGGAGGCCGGGCGGGGTGTGAGCTCAGTCGCCCGCGCCGCTTCTGCTGCCCGCGCTCGCGCACTAACCA TGCCGCCCTACACCATTGTCTACTTTCCCGTTCGAG ggcgcTGCGAGGCCATGCGCATGCTGCTGGCCGACCAGGGCCAGAGCTGGAAGGAAGAGGTGGTGACCAAGGACACCTGGCTGCAGGGACCACTCAAGGCCTCCTGT CTGTATGGGCAGCTCCCCAAGTTCCAGGACGGAGACTTCACTCTGTACCAGTCCAATGCCATCCTGCGGCACCTGGGCCGCACCTTCG GGCTATACGGGAAGGACCAGCGGGAGGCAGCCCTGGTGGACGTGGTGAATGACGGGGTGGAGGACCTTCGCTGCAAATATGCCACCCTCATCTACACCAACTAC GAGGGAGGCAAGCAGGACTATGTGAAGGCGCTCCCGGACCACCTGAAGCCCTTCGAGACCCTTCTGTCCCAGAACCGGGGGGGCCAGGCCTTCATCGTGGGTGACCAG ATCTCCTTCGCGGACTACAACCTGCTGGACTTGCTGCTGAATCACCAGGTCCTGGCCCCCGGCTGCCTGgaccccttccccctgctctcgGCCTACGTGGAGCGCCTCTGCGCGCGGCCCAAGCTCAAGGCCTTCCTGGCCTCCCCGGAGCACACAAACCGCCCCATCAATGGCAACGGGAAGCAGTGA